The window AACGCATTGAAAACGAGCCCTCTCTCTGTGAGATTCCTGCCGTAAAGGAGAAGCTGAACCTTCTGAAAGAAATGATGGAGGACACAGGTGAGCAACTGGTTTTTTCAAAAGACAACGATGCCAAAACGGGTCACAAATCTGCAGAGAGTTCATTTTTCGGATACAAAACTCATCTGGCGATGAGCGAAGAGCGAATAATCACGGCAGCGGTGGTAACTTCGGGAGAAAAAGGCGATGGTCCGGAGCTTCCCAAACTATTGAAGATAAGCCAGGATAACGGGATGGAAGTAGATGCCATCATCGGCGATGGTGCTTACAGCGGAAAAGAAAATCTGAAAATTGCAGACCAGCAAAATATTAAGGTAGTAGCTAAGCTCAATCCCTCCATTACCCAAGGTTTTAGAAAAGACGAAGATATATTTGACTACAATAAAGATGCTGACCGTTTTGTTTGTCCTGCAGGGCACTTGGCGATACGCAAAGCACGTCAGAACAAAAAAAATATAGGCAAAAACCAAGTTGACACCTACTATTTTGATGTCGAAAAGTGCAGGGTTTGTCCATTGAAAGAAGGTTGCTATAAGGAGGGTGCAAAAAGTAAAACATATTCTGTTTCCATCAAGTCAGAATTGCATCAGGACCAGATGGCTTTTCAGGAAAGCGATTATTACAAAGAAAAATCGAAACACCGCTATAAAATAGAAGCCAAAAACAGCGAACTTAAAAATGTGCACGGCTATAACAGAGCGATTGCCTATGGAATTGAAAATATGCAAATGCAGGGAGCAATGGCTATTTTCGCAGTCAATTTGAAGAGAATACTGAAATTAATATAGAGAAAAACAATCTCTGGGTGGTATTATATCAAAACTCGTCACAGAGCACACATACGAAATCATAGAGACGCAAAAAAAATACAACAAAAAAAAGAAAAGAGCTTATTGCGAAGATTTAAAACATCGTAATAAGCTCTTGTTTTTAATCCATTTTTAAAGGATAAACTAAAATGCATGAGGTTTTTCAGTGACCTCGTTCTGCAGAGGTGTTTTTTATATTGTTGTAAAATTAATGTTTTATAAAAATATTAAATTCATTTCTGATAAGAGTCAGTAATTCTTTAATTGAAAGTAATTCGTCTACATTGGGATATGTTTCTAAATAAGATTCAGGATTAGAATACATAAACTCATTTTCTATTTTATCATTTTTAATTTTTACGTAAAAAGATGCTCCATCGAGAATGGCAATTTTAGAATAAGATGAAAGTAATTCTCCATCTTCAATCTGATACTCTTTTTTTATTGTCTTTAATTTGTATTGAAAAGTTTCCCATTGAGGAAGATGAATAACTTGAGTATCGAGAATTTGCAACCAAATCATTTCCAGATTTTTCAAAGAATTTAACTTAGACTTCCTTATTCTGATTGTTATTTCATCTTTATTATTGTTTTTTGTAGCAACAGTGTTGTAAAATTCAGCTTTCCAGTTTTCATTATTATCCTGATACATTCTGAAAAGTTCTACGCCGGTAGAAGTCTGATAATCTTTATAAATCCGAATCTCTTGATGATTAAATTTCAAATTTTCAATTTTCAAAATTCTATCATATTTCAGGTTGTTTTGGCTCAACAAAAAATTGAAGGGGATAATCAGAAAGCAGAGAAATAAATATCGAGTCATAAAATTTTTAAATTATCTCAGGCTTCTTACACTCACCTCAGGCTTTTCACCTTGTGGTACAATAAAGATAGCATTGTCATTAATCGTATCTCCAATATCGAAATAATAACTTCCAATTACAGGCAACATATTAGTAACCATTTTTCCTGACTTGTCGTAAGCGGTATATGATACATTAATCATCTGCGTTTTCATTTTCAGCTGAATCTTTTTTGATGTAAGTTTTGCTCCTGTTGCATTTACACAATCAAGTTCTACAATTCCGGTGTCCATTACAATTTGCGGATAAGAGGTCAATCTAATGTTGTAAGATTTATCAGATGTATTTTTTACCGAAGCCGAGACTTTGTATCGGTCAAAAGTTTTTCCGCCAGCTTGTATGCTTTCTTTGTTAAGGATGTTGAAGCTTACTTTCATTCCGTTAACATCTGCAGTTTCGCCGTCAGAGATTTTCTGAGCTTTTGTAAAATTTCCGAAGCTTAAAAATGTGAGTACAAAAAGGATAAGAATTGAATTTTTCATGATGTGATTTTGAATTTATTATCAGTATAAATTTACAAAATAAAAATGTTTTCTTTATATTAATATTTTATGATATTCAAAATATGGATGAATATCATAAAATATTAAGGTGAAATTATTTGATTTTCGCAATCCATTCTGCGCCACTGATATCCGTTAATTTTATCGAGGATATTTTATCGGCTTGGGATGAATTATCTTTTAAATCGATCGTTACATCAGCTTTTGAACCTAATGGAATAATTAAACTATGTTTTCCGGGCTTCACTTTCGCTACATAATGATTGTGAATTTTTTCTTTAGGAAATTTTGAAAGCTCAGTGCCGTTCATTGATTGAATCACTTCTCCTTTTTCATCTAATAAATCGATTCCAATAAGAAAAGAGCCATAAACATCGACTCCTTCTGTTCTGTAAACTTCAAATTTCACCTGCGACGGATTGATTGTTATATTTGAAATTTCAACTTTGGGTTTTACAGATTTATTATGCAGCGTTCCAAAAACACCCCCATGAAAATACTGATTGGTGTATAAAGTCAATCCAAAAATAAGCAGCGAACCTACAAGTACAAAATGTTTAATATTTTTAAGAGGTAGCAGACCAGAACCAAGATAAATAAACCACTTTTTCTGAGTGAAACTGTATTCTTTATTTTTAAAATATTGGTCTAAAGAATAAGTTCCGCTGCCAGTAAGAAAAAGGGTAAAACCACAGGCAATTCCCAAAACGCCAATTTGCCATTCGTCTAAACAGGTTGTTCCTATCCAGCCTGAACCTAACAAAATACCCATTGCCAAAGCAAAAACTCCTGCAGCCATTAACCTAGTGAACAAGCCCAAGATAATAAACAATCCTACAATAGCTTCAATGATGGTAAAGCTGACCATGGAAGTTTGGAGTGCATCCGGATGAGTAACCAAATATTCAATAATTGGTTTTATTCCTAAAGCATTCGGTAAGAAATGATTGAATTTTTCGCCGATATATCCGGCTTCATCGGGAATGAGTTTATTTTCGAGAATAAGTCTGCGCCAGAAAGCTGAAAAGTAGGTCCAGCCAATTACAAGGCGGATTGATAATGTATATAAACCAGCCATATCAGTGGGCTGATTGGTCATATTTTTTGTCATTAAAGTTTATTTTAAAAGATTGATTGTTAAAAGTTATTTAGAATTCAATCTAAACAAGATTCAACTTTAATCGTTTAAATAAAATATACTTTGGAGGACTGTTGCCGGAGGTGTTTCCCGAATACGATTTTTGAGAAAAAGTATGCTTCTCAGAATTTAAATTGACCGATTGTAAAAAATCTGAAAGTGCAATTCCATTAAATTTAAAATCAGATTTTGAAACGGAAACTTTTGATGAAGAATTAAAACTCTCACAACCGGAAAATGATGGCGCTGTTGTTTTTATTTTGTTGAGCGCACTGATGTGTTGAATGTCAAAAATATCCAATACATCCCTCTTTAATGAACAGGGAGATAAAGAAAACGCTACAATAAGCATCATTACAATGGCTCTGTATGTTTTCATATGGATTTTTATATTTGACATCGCTACAAAACTACGGTTTTCAAAATTAAAAGCGTCTGTCTTAAAAAAATATTTAAAACTTGATATTGAAGCACATCATGGCAACTTCCTTATTTCTTATCTTTGTCTCTCTTTAAAGCAATAAAATACCCCTTACTTCATTGAAGAATCTTAAATATTATTTAGCCGCCATTTTTGCCTTCGCAACCTGGGGAACATTCAGCCTGGTTTTAAAACCTTTGCATTCGTATGCTTCTTTAGATATTCTTTTTTACAGAGTATTCAGTTGTGCATTGATTATGTCGGTGGTCACCCTACTTTTCAGAAGAGGAAAGCTTAAAGAAAACTTGAAATATTTTAAGAGTATTTCCCAGAAAAGTAAATACAAAATAATAGGTTTAAATGTTGTAAGCAGTATTTTACTCACCGGAAATTGGTTTTCGTTTATCTATGTGATGAATCATATCAGTGTGAGGGCAACGTCTGTTGCTTATTTGGTGTGTCCGATCATTACAACGATCCTTGCCTTTTTTATTCTTCGTGAAAAGCTTACAAAACTACAGTGGCTTTCTGTATTTTTAAGTGGAGTAGGATGTATTTTACTGTCGTATTCTAATCTTCTTGACATGGTTTACAGTAGCCTTATTGGTTCTACTTATGCATGTTATCTTATTATTCAGAGTACAAATTCTAAGTTTGATAAGTTTCTGATTCTTAATTTCCATATGATTTTGGCTGCGCTGATTTTATTACCGTTTTTTCCGTCGTATTCAGGAGCAGTTCCTACAGATTTTAAATTCTATTTCTATATTGAAATCATTGCAGTAATGTATACTATTGTTCCATTATTGCTGAATTTGTATGCATTATCAGGAATTGCTTCATCAAAAGTCGGAATGATTCTCAATATCAATCCAATCATTGCCTTTATTTTGGCAGGAGCAGTTTATCATGAAGCTCTTGAAGGTTTGCAAATCTTGTCTTATGCGATTATATTTTTAGCGGTTATTATTTTTAATGCAAAAGAAATTTTTCGTTTAAAGCCGGAACGAGCGGTTTAAAACTTCTATAAAGATTTTAAGTTTTAGAACCTGTTTAAAAATTAAGTTTATTTTTAACATTAAGGAATTAAGACCTTTTAGCTTAAAGGTCTTAATAAAAATCAATTCATTGATTTCTTATTTACAATTAGATTAATTAACTGAAATTCTTAATGTTAAAAAAAGAATAAACAAAGTTTATTTTAATTTAGAAAATTAAGAAAAAGGTTATAAAAAAAATATTGAATAAATTTTAAACAAGCTCTTAAAATTTAAATACTTTGCTTGTGCATAATTCCCCATTTTTCTAATTCTTCGATAACGGGTTTTAGCTGATAACCAATTTCTGTTAACTCATATTCCACTCTTGGTGGAACTTCTGCAAAAACGGTTCTTGTGATAATTTTATCTTCTTCCAGTCTTCGAAGCTGAAGCGTAAGCATGCGTTCTGTAATATTTCCCAGACTTTTTCTTAGTGCTCCGAATCTCAGTTTCCCGTTAATCAAATAACTGCAAATGGCAAGTGACCACTGCCCGCCAATTAATTTTGAAGCATAAAGCTCGGGACATTCATCGATGAGTGCTTTTTTATTCGCAAAATTGGTTGAAGTTTCCTTTATTTTAGTCATTACTTACATTTTTTATAGTACCATACAATTGGTTGCTAATGTACATAATGTAAGTTACACTTATTATTTTTGTAAAAGAAATTTAGAATCTATAAGAAACTAAGCGTCTTTTTACCGCAAAAGCATCAAAAGAAATGATTGAAAAAAGAAAAATTTAAAAGTTTACAAAATGTAAAAACTTACTTATTAGTTGTTTTGTTAGCTTTTGAAAAGCTTAAAATCACACTAAAATCTTCTGACTCTTTTGCGGTTTAAAAAAAGTTATGCTTAAAAAAGAAATTTAAAATATGAAAACATTAATAATTGTTATTCACCCCAAAATGCAAGAGTCGTTAATCAACAAAAGATGGGTGGAGGAACTCCATAAATCCCCTGAAAAATATACCGTTCATCAATTGTATAAAAATTATCCGGATGAAATTATTGATGTCAAAAAAGAGCAGGAATTGATCGAAGCTTATGATAAAATTATTTTTCAGTTTCCGTTTTATTGGTTTAGCAGTCCGCCTTTATTAAAAAAATGGTTGGATGAAGTTCTGTTGCACGGTTGGGCTTACGGAAGTAAAAGTGGTTTTAAAGTAGGAGGAAAAAAGATTGCTTTGGCAATATCTGTAGGAGTGGATGATGAAGATTACAGTGCAGAAGGAAAGTATAAATATACAATGACGGAACTGCTGAGGCCTTTTGAACTGACCTTTGAATATATAAAAGCAGATTATCGTGACTCATTTGTTTATTATGGAATGGAGCACAATCCTTCTCCAGAATGGATTGAAAAAAGTGTTTCGCCTTATCTTGATTTTATCGATAAATTGTAAAAAAACAACAATAAATGATACTGCTGACAGACACTTGTCAGCAGTTTGTTTTATCTTAGCCTGTACAACAGAAAAACTATTCTAATGAGTTATTGTTCAGCAGTCGAAAAAATGCAGCCTGAAAGCAGAAAAGAGCTACACAAAAAATACCATGACAATCATTACGGATTTCCGATTCATGATGATAATGAATTGTTTGGAAGATTGATTATGGAAATCAACCAAGCAGGTTTGAGCTGGGAAACTATTTTGAAAAAAGAAGAAAGTTTCAGGAAAGCATATGATGATTTTAATATCGAAAAAGTTGCTGCTTACAGTGAAGAAGACCGAGAAAGATTATTAATCGATCCCGGAATTATCAGAAATAAACTAAAAGTAAATGCCGCCATTGAAAACGCAAAAACCATTATAGAACTGCAAAAAGAGTTCGGTTCTTTTGAAAAATGGCTGGAACATCATCATCCCAAAACTTTACAGGAATGGATGAAATTGTTCAAAAAAACTTTCAAATTCACAGGGGGCGAAATTGTAAATGAATTTTTGATGAGCATTGGCTTTTTAAAAGGAGCGCACGCAGAAGATTGCGTTGTGAATGAGGCGATTTTGAAGCATGATCCGATGTGGAGGAAGGGGTAGATTGTATAGTTAAAGGGTTTGTTAGAAGTTGGAATTATTCTTTTTTATTTTTAATTACGAAGACAATAAGTAACTGAATAATTTTTAAATAAATATATCTTAATAATAAAACACAAAATGCTAATTTTAGTATATTCCACAAAGAACTAATATTTAGATATCCTAGAATTCTGATAGAAATAAAAGCTGGTATTAGAAACGCCGAAAGTCTTATAAGATACATCATCAAATAGTATAAAAATGATTTATTTCCGATTCGAGTATGACTTAAAGTTGTTCGGATTTCATTTAAAATCTCCATGCCACTTATCTTACCCAATGTTGTTACATAATTTGAACGCATATTAAAAAAATTAGATAATAAATATTATTTTAGAGTTTACAATTTATAAATTTAATAAATCTCTAAGACTTTTCATCACACTATGTTGCCCTAAAAATAGCAAACAACTA is drawn from Chryseobacterium muglaense and contains these coding sequences:
- a CDS encoding IS1182 family transposase → MLLQQEKLPLSSYSGLYDLIVPKENLLRKINELIDFSFIYEELLSKYCLSNGRNAESPVRMFKYLLLKSIYTVSDVDVVERSQYDMSFKYFLEMTPEEEVIHPSSLTKFRKLRLKDTDLLNILIGKTVTIAIEKGIIKSKSIIVDATHTLSRSNPFSTIEVLRERSKLLRKTVYQFDEEFKTTMPSKNSDNDVSKELDYCRELEKRIENEPSLCEIPAVKEKLNLLKEMMEDTGEQLVFSKDNDAKTGHKSAESSFFGYKTHLAMSEERIITAAVVTSGEKGDGPELPKLLKISQDNGMEVDAIIGDGAYSGKENLKIADQQNIKVVAKLNPSITQGFRKDEDIFDYNKDADRFVCPAGHLAIRKARQNKKNIGKNQVDTYYFDVEKCRVCPLKEGCYKEGAKSKTYSVSIKSELHQDQMAFQESDYYKEKSKHRYKIEAKNSELKNVHGYNRAIAYGIENMQMQGAMAIFAVNLKRILKLI
- a CDS encoding TQO small subunit DoxD; translation: MTKNMTNQPTDMAGLYTLSIRLVIGWTYFSAFWRRLILENKLIPDEAGYIGEKFNHFLPNALGIKPIIEYLVTHPDALQTSMVSFTIIEAIVGLFIILGLFTRLMAAGVFALAMGILLGSGWIGTTCLDEWQIGVLGIACGFTLFLTGSGTYSLDQYFKNKEYSFTQKKWFIYLGSGLLPLKNIKHFVLVGSLLIFGLTLYTNQYFHGGVFGTLHNKSVKPKVEISNITINPSQVKFEVYRTEGVDVYGSFLIGIDLLDEKGEVIQSMNGTELSKFPKEKIHNHYVAKVKPGKHSLIIPLGSKADVTIDLKDNSSQADKISSIKLTDISGAEWIAKIK
- a CDS encoding EamA family transporter, whose protein sequence is MKNLKYYLAAIFAFATWGTFSLVLKPLHSYASLDILFYRVFSCALIMSVVTLLFRRGKLKENLKYFKSISQKSKYKIIGLNVVSSILLTGNWFSFIYVMNHISVRATSVAYLVCPIITTILAFFILREKLTKLQWLSVFLSGVGCILLSYSNLLDMVYSSLIGSTYACYLIIQSTNSKFDKFLILNFHMILAALILLPFFPSYSGAVPTDFKFYFYIEIIAVMYTIVPLLLNLYALSGIASSKVGMILNINPIIAFILAGAVYHEALEGLQILSYAIIFLAVIIFNAKEIFRLKPERAV
- a CDS encoding winged helix-turn-helix transcriptional regulator; translated protein: MTKIKETSTNFANKKALIDECPELYASKLIGGQWSLAICSYLINGKLRFGALRKSLGNITERMLTLQLRRLEEDKIITRTVFAEVPPRVEYELTEIGYQLKPVIEELEKWGIMHKQSI
- a CDS encoding NAD(P)H-dependent oxidoreductase, giving the protein MKTLIIVIHPKMQESLINKRWVEELHKSPEKYTVHQLYKNYPDEIIDVKKEQELIEAYDKIIFQFPFYWFSSPPLLKKWLDEVLLHGWAYGSKSGFKVGGKKIALAISVGVDDEDYSAEGKYKYTMTELLRPFELTFEYIKADYRDSFVYYGMEHNPSPEWIEKSVSPYLDFIDKL
- a CDS encoding DNA-3-methyladenine glycosylase I, producing MSYCSAVEKMQPESRKELHKKYHDNHYGFPIHDDNELFGRLIMEINQAGLSWETILKKEESFRKAYDDFNIEKVAAYSEEDRERLLIDPGIIRNKLKVNAAIENAKTIIELQKEFGSFEKWLEHHHPKTLQEWMKLFKKTFKFTGGEIVNEFLMSIGFLKGAHAEDCVVNEAILKHDPMWRKG